A region of Pyxidicoccus parkwaysis DNA encodes the following proteins:
- the fadJ gene encoding fatty acid oxidation complex subunit alpha FadJ, translating into MAIKVEELMVKQGFNYQVEDGVAVITYDLPDSPVNTLSPETGEAFTHLMSRAEAAPDVKAVVFISGKKDNFVAGAKIDFLQTIKTAEEATAISRNGQEGFDRLDAFPKPVVAAIHGSCLGGGLEWALACDYRIATDSPKTSLGLPEVQLGLIPGAGGTQRLPALIGVQAALDLILTGKSLKPSKAKKLGVVDEVVPVPILRKLAVQRAKELAAGSLKVERSRGQGFKAVVEGGKSKGLAGFFQGLANKELWAEVALEDNPLGRKLVFDEARKQLLKKTRGRYPAPEKALQVIRTGLESGHKVGQEAEAKAFGELVVSDVSKRLVEIFFATTALKKENGTSNPSVKAREVKKVAVLGGGLMGGGIAYVASALQGVPVRVKDKDDAGVGRALKQVQTVLDERTKKRSLTYREAAAKMALVTAGTDYSGFKSADLVIEAVFEDLKLKHRVIAEVEAVTGDHCIFASNTSSLPITELAKGSKRPAQVIGMHYFSPVHKMPLLEIITHAGTAEWVTATCVEVGRKQGKTVIVVNDGPGFYTSRILAPYMNEAAYLLAEGADIAELDKALVDFGFPVGPITLLDEVGIDVAQKVGPIMEAAFGKRMAAPKALENVITDGRLGRKTQKGFYLYENGKKKEVDPTVYAFLPHGKERKSFDREEMAERLVLQMVNEAVRCLGEGILRSARDGDVGAIFGLGFPPFLGGPFHYVDSRGPADVLRKLEHYHDKLGERFTPAPHLVEMVKAGKTFYPR; encoded by the coding sequence ATGGCCATCAAGGTTGAAGAGCTCATGGTGAAGCAGGGCTTCAACTATCAGGTGGAGGACGGGGTCGCCGTCATCACGTACGACCTGCCGGACTCGCCGGTGAATACGCTGTCGCCCGAGACGGGAGAGGCCTTCACGCACCTCATGTCCCGCGCGGAAGCCGCGCCCGATGTGAAGGCCGTGGTCTTCATCTCCGGCAAGAAGGACAACTTCGTCGCCGGGGCGAAAATCGACTTCCTCCAGACCATCAAGACGGCGGAGGAGGCCACCGCCATCAGCCGCAACGGCCAGGAGGGCTTCGACCGGCTGGACGCCTTCCCCAAGCCCGTCGTCGCGGCCATCCACGGCTCGTGCCTCGGCGGCGGCCTGGAGTGGGCGCTGGCGTGTGATTACCGCATCGCCACGGACAGCCCCAAGACGTCGCTGGGCCTGCCCGAGGTACAGCTCGGCCTGATTCCGGGCGCGGGCGGTACGCAGCGGCTGCCCGCGCTCATCGGCGTGCAGGCGGCGCTGGACCTCATCCTCACCGGCAAGAGCCTCAAGCCCTCCAAGGCGAAGAAGCTCGGCGTGGTGGATGAAGTCGTGCCGGTGCCCATTCTCCGCAAGCTCGCCGTGCAGCGCGCGAAGGAGCTGGCCGCGGGCTCGCTGAAGGTGGAGCGCTCGCGCGGCCAGGGCTTCAAGGCCGTCGTCGAGGGCGGCAAGTCGAAGGGGCTCGCGGGCTTCTTCCAGGGCCTGGCCAACAAGGAGCTGTGGGCCGAGGTGGCGCTGGAGGACAACCCTCTGGGCCGCAAGCTCGTCTTCGACGAGGCGCGCAAGCAGTTGCTCAAGAAGACGCGCGGCCGCTACCCGGCGCCGGAGAAGGCGCTCCAGGTGATTCGCACCGGCCTGGAGTCCGGCCACAAGGTGGGCCAGGAGGCCGAGGCGAAGGCCTTTGGCGAGCTGGTGGTGTCGGACGTCTCCAAGCGACTGGTGGAAATCTTCTTCGCCACCACGGCGCTGAAGAAGGAGAACGGCACCTCCAACCCCAGCGTGAAGGCGCGCGAGGTGAAGAAGGTGGCGGTGCTCGGTGGCGGCCTCATGGGCGGCGGCATCGCCTACGTGGCCAGCGCGCTGCAGGGCGTGCCGGTGCGCGTGAAGGACAAGGACGACGCGGGCGTTGGCCGCGCGCTGAAGCAGGTCCAGACGGTCCTGGATGAGCGCACGAAGAAGCGCTCGCTGACGTACCGCGAGGCAGCGGCGAAGATGGCGCTCGTCACCGCGGGCACGGACTACAGCGGCTTCAAGTCCGCGGACCTCGTCATCGAGGCGGTGTTCGAGGACCTGAAGCTCAAGCACCGCGTCATCGCCGAGGTGGAGGCCGTCACCGGCGACCACTGCATCTTCGCGTCCAACACGTCCAGCCTCCCGATTACGGAGCTGGCGAAGGGCAGCAAGCGGCCCGCGCAGGTCATCGGGATGCATTACTTCAGCCCGGTGCACAAGATGCCGCTCTTGGAGATCATCACCCACGCGGGCACCGCGGAGTGGGTGACGGCCACCTGCGTGGAGGTGGGGCGCAAGCAGGGCAAGACGGTCATCGTCGTCAACGACGGGCCGGGCTTCTACACCTCGCGCATCCTCGCGCCGTACATGAACGAGGCGGCGTACCTGCTGGCCGAGGGCGCGGACATCGCGGAGCTCGACAAGGCGCTGGTGGACTTCGGCTTCCCGGTGGGGCCGATTACCCTCCTCGACGAGGTGGGCATCGACGTGGCGCAGAAGGTGGGCCCCATCATGGAGGCCGCGTTCGGCAAGCGCATGGCGGCGCCCAAGGCGCTGGAGAACGTCATCACCGACGGGCGCCTGGGCCGCAAGACGCAGAAGGGCTTCTACCTCTACGAGAACGGCAAGAAGAAGGAGGTGGACCCCACCGTCTACGCCTTCCTGCCGCACGGCAAGGAGCGGAAGTCCTTCGACCGCGAGGAGATGGCGGAGCGGCTGGTGCTGCAGATGGTGAACGAGGCCGTTCGCTGCCTGGGCGAGGGCATCCTCCGCAGCGCGCGCGACGGTGATGTGGGCGCCATCTTCGGCCTGGGCTTCCCGCCGTTCCTCGGTGGCCCGTTCCACTACGTGGACAGCAGAGGCCCCGCTGACGTGCTGCGCAAGCTGGAGCACTACCACGACAAGCTCGGGGAGCGGTTCACCCCCGCGCCGCACCTCGTGGAGATGGTGAAGGCGGGCAAGACGTTCTACCCGCGCTGA
- a CDS encoding mannosyltransferase family protein yields MARSASRTIALVTLVAVVLCGTAAGMGAYRLWHKNKENPAVRLDEYVNMGWVAWDSSWYMRIAEEGYSFTPGEQSSVAFFPLYPLLIRAVETLGPNVYQAGVLITLLCGPLALILFTLWARGRSDEETALRAGLLMACYPFTFYFYGAMYSDALFVMLVIAAFLLLERGLLLPAVLVAAVATAARPVAPAVVIGLLVRRLEWKRERGEKWSAVDFLPVLAGLGFGCYMLFLWHKFGDPFAFVKVQGAPGWDQRPGWHSWLKVSWFERVILHPTDKREAFRLAAHAFFTLLALALVWPTRKLLGWGYAVYVLAIVGLPAWSTKDFMGMGRYLLSSFPVFLTGAMLLKQRPMVLRGALAVGAISVIALSWAFGADYYIS; encoded by the coding sequence ATGGCCCGCTCCGCGTCCCGCACCATCGCCCTCGTCACCCTCGTCGCCGTCGTGCTGTGCGGCACCGCCGCGGGGATGGGGGCGTATCGCCTCTGGCACAAGAACAAGGAGAACCCCGCCGTCCGGCTCGACGAGTACGTCAACATGGGCTGGGTGGCGTGGGACTCCAGTTGGTACATGCGGATTGCCGAGGAGGGCTATTCGTTCACCCCGGGCGAGCAGAGCTCGGTGGCCTTCTTCCCGCTTTATCCGCTGCTCATCCGCGCCGTGGAGACGCTCGGGCCCAACGTGTACCAGGCCGGGGTGCTCATCACGCTGCTATGTGGGCCCTTGGCGTTGATTCTCTTCACCCTCTGGGCGCGAGGTCGCTCGGACGAGGAGACGGCGCTGCGGGCGGGCCTGCTGATGGCCTGCTACCCCTTCACGTTCTACTTCTACGGCGCGATGTACTCGGACGCGCTGTTCGTCATGCTGGTGATTGCCGCGTTCCTGTTGCTGGAGCGGGGGCTGCTGTTGCCCGCGGTGCTGGTGGCGGCGGTGGCCACGGCGGCGCGGCCGGTGGCTCCGGCGGTGGTAATCGGGTTGCTGGTGAGGCGCTTGGAGTGGAAGCGCGAGCGCGGTGAGAAGTGGAGCGCGGTGGACTTCCTGCCGGTGCTCGCGGGGCTGGGCTTCGGTTGCTACATGCTCTTCCTCTGGCACAAGTTCGGAGACCCGTTCGCCTTCGTGAAGGTGCAGGGCGCTCCGGGGTGGGACCAGCGGCCGGGGTGGCACTCGTGGCTGAAGGTGAGCTGGTTCGAGCGCGTCATCCTCCATCCCACGGACAAGCGCGAGGCGTTCCGCCTGGCCGCGCATGCGTTCTTCACGCTGCTGGCGCTGGCGCTGGTGTGGCCCACGCGGAAGCTGCTCGGGTGGGGTTACGCCGTCTACGTGCTGGCGATTGTCGGCCTGCCGGCGTGGTCCACGAAGGACTTCATGGGCATGGGGCGCTACCTGCTGTCTTCGTTCCCGGTGTTCCTCACGGGGGCCATGTTGTTGAAGCAACGGCCCATGGTGTTGCGTGGGGCGCTCGCGGTGGGCGCCATCTCCGTCATTGCCCTTTCGTGGGCCTTCGGCGCGGACTACTACATCTCATGA
- a CDS encoding class I SAM-dependent methyltransferase, protein MSALLEQATALYASLPAAERFHVHARASSAPLLAVASRTPGGTVADIGCGHGLMTALLALADPRRTVRGVDPDPRKVAWARQALAGLPNVALAEGTVEETLAKEAPGAFDAAVVCDVLYLLPEEKWPGFLRTVHGLLKPGGRFLLKEVEGDGSWKHRKALAQEWVMVSLLGRTKASGGMVLKPRAEMTRLLEDAGFGVLEVVDLGRGYTTPHVLYVAESRRS, encoded by the coding sequence ATGAGCGCGCTCCTCGAGCAGGCCACGGCCCTGTACGCCTCGCTTCCCGCGGCCGAGAGGTTCCATGTGCACGCGCGGGCTTCCTCCGCGCCGCTGCTGGCCGTGGCCTCACGGACTCCGGGCGGCACGGTGGCGGACATCGGCTGTGGACATGGGTTGATGACCGCGCTGCTGGCGCTGGCGGACCCGCGTCGCACGGTGCGCGGCGTGGACCCTGACCCGCGCAAGGTGGCATGGGCGCGGCAGGCGCTCGCGGGACTGCCCAATGTGGCGCTCGCGGAGGGCACCGTGGAGGAGACGCTGGCGAAGGAGGCTCCGGGGGCTTTCGACGCGGCGGTGGTGTGCGACGTGCTGTACCTGCTGCCCGAGGAGAAGTGGCCCGGCTTCCTGCGCACGGTGCATGGGCTGCTCAAGCCCGGGGGGCGCTTCCTGCTGAAGGAGGTGGAGGGGGATGGCTCCTGGAAGCACCGCAAGGCGCTCGCGCAGGAGTGGGTGATGGTGTCGCTGCTCGGGCGCACGAAGGCGAGCGGTGGAATGGTGCTCAAGCCTCGCGCGGAGATGACGCGGCTGCTGGAGGACGCGGGCTTCGGCGTGCTTGAAGTGGTGGACCTGGGCCGTGGTTACACCACGCCGCACGTGCTCTACGTCGCGGAGTCTCGGCGCTCGTAG
- a CDS encoding ChbG/HpnK family deacetylase gives MARALTRLVVNADDLGLHPSLDAGILRAHREGIVTSTTLLAMGPTAPEAAARAREQGLAVGLHLALSTRLPPAAPVHAVPSVAPGGRMRGSWADFAKAWLAGAVRREEVEVELAAQLKRARELGVAVDHLDGHQHLHLLPGVRSVVEALAAREGLPLRWPDALPRVRWLRAPGPAVKATVLAALARVPPWRTPGVRRVSAGGVFEAGRLDEGALMAALDALPAGDFELGCHPGEGTPHVPEDPAWSYGWQAELDALTSPRVKAVLRERGIELHTYGSLASAA, from the coding sequence ATGGCGCGGGCGCTCACGCGCCTGGTGGTGAACGCGGACGACCTGGGGCTGCACCCCTCGCTGGACGCGGGCATCCTCCGGGCGCATCGCGAAGGCATCGTCACCAGCACGACGCTGCTGGCCATGGGGCCCACGGCTCCCGAGGCGGCGGCGCGTGCGCGCGAGCAGGGGCTGGCGGTGGGCCTGCACCTGGCGTTGTCCACGCGGCTGCCTCCCGCTGCACCCGTGCATGCGGTGCCCTCGGTGGCGCCGGGCGGGCGGATGCGCGGGAGCTGGGCGGACTTCGCGAAGGCGTGGCTGGCCGGGGCGGTGCGGCGGGAAGAGGTGGAGGTGGAGCTGGCCGCGCAGCTGAAGCGCGCGCGGGAGCTGGGCGTGGCGGTGGACCACCTGGATGGGCACCAGCACCTGCACCTGTTGCCGGGGGTGCGGAGCGTGGTGGAGGCGCTGGCGGCGCGAGAGGGCCTGCCACTGCGCTGGCCGGATGCGCTGCCGAGGGTGCGGTGGCTGCGCGCGCCGGGGCCAGCGGTGAAGGCGACGGTGCTCGCGGCGCTGGCGCGGGTGCCGCCGTGGAGGACGCCGGGTGTGCGGCGGGTGAGCGCGGGCGGCGTATTCGAGGCGGGGCGGCTGGATGAGGGCGCGCTGATGGCCGCGCTGGATGCGCTGCCCGCGGGTGACTTCGAATTGGGCTGCCATCCGGGTGAAGGCACGCCGCACGTGCCCGAGGACCCGGCGTGGAGCTATGGCTGGCAGGCGGAATTGGACGCGCTCACGAGCCCGCGCGTGAAGGCCGTGCTGCGTGAGCGCGGCATCGAGCTGCACACGTACGGGAGTCTCGCTTCGGCTGCGTAG
- a CDS encoding glycosyltransferase family 2 protein: MGKYPSISLFFPAWNEEDYVERAVSRALDVLPKLTDDFEIIIVNDASTDRTREICEAMAQKIPQLRVIHHPVNLKLGGAMRTGLAASTKDIVVYSDVDLPWDMRELERSLHLMEYLEADMICAFRFDRTSEGPKRIVYSFVYNMLIRSLFDIQIKDVNFSFKVMHRRVLESMELHSEGSFIDAELVVKAIRKGFRVFQMGVDYFPRTRGISTLASPSVIVKMVKELVRLYPETRAPQPPVQPVRLPPSVQPLHAVPPSGRAARG; the protein is encoded by the coding sequence GTGGGCAAGTACCCGAGCATCAGCCTCTTCTTCCCGGCCTGGAACGAGGAGGACTACGTCGAGCGCGCCGTGAGCCGCGCCCTGGACGTGCTTCCCAAGCTGACCGACGACTTCGAAATCATCATCGTCAACGACGCCTCCACGGACCGGACGCGCGAAATCTGCGAGGCGATGGCGCAGAAGATTCCGCAACTCCGGGTCATTCATCACCCCGTCAATCTCAAGCTGGGCGGGGCGATGCGCACGGGGCTGGCGGCGTCGACGAAGGACATCGTCGTCTACTCGGACGTGGACCTGCCGTGGGACATGCGGGAGCTGGAGCGCTCGCTGCACCTGATGGAGTACCTGGAGGCGGACATGATTTGCGCCTTCCGGTTCGACCGCACGAGCGAGGGGCCGAAGCGCATCGTCTACTCGTTCGTCTACAACATGCTCATCCGCTCGCTGTTCGACATCCAGATCAAGGACGTCAACTTCAGCTTCAAGGTGATGCACCGCCGGGTGCTGGAGTCCATGGAGCTGCACAGCGAGGGCTCGTTCATCGACGCCGAGCTGGTGGTGAAGGCCATCCGCAAGGGCTTCCGCGTGTTCCAGATGGGCGTGGACTACTTCCCGCGCACGCGTGGCATCTCCACGCTGGCGTCGCCTTCCGTCATCGTGAAGATGGTGAAGGAGCTGGTGCGGCTGTACCCGGAGACGCGCGCGCCGCAGCCTCCGGTGCAGCCGGTGCGGCTGCCGCCGTCGGTGCAGCCGCTGCACGCGGTGCCGCCCTCGGGGCGCGCGGCGCGGGGCTGA
- a CDS encoding GGDEF domain-containing response regulator, giving the protein MNSTPYTLLVVDDSQSTLPRLARALGPEDFALRLTSHGPEVPRLARAASLVVLCPGTDGAAMLALLDRLIPPDGGQGTPVVVLAPPEPRHLWLEVLRRGAEVILDPWEDDELVARVRRCLWQQTRLEALASQVGELQRLSSTDGLTGVHNHRHFQERLREEFRRAQRYDDALSLILLDLDHFKSVNDQFGHAAGDGVLREVAAALQRGVRETDLVARYGGEEFAVLLPRTHLTGALTVAERVRRELRALRLGVEGTLRVTASLGVSSFPHRSVLTPEQLLLTADEALYRAKHEGRDRICLHSQLAPFPPPSSSGG; this is encoded by the coding sequence GTGAACTCCACGCCCTACACCCTGCTCGTGGTGGACGACTCGCAGTCAACACTGCCCAGGCTGGCCCGGGCCCTGGGGCCGGAGGACTTCGCGCTCCGGCTGACGTCCCACGGGCCGGAGGTACCCCGGCTGGCCCGCGCCGCGTCCCTGGTGGTGCTCTGCCCGGGAACGGATGGCGCGGCGATGCTGGCCCTCCTGGACCGGCTGATACCCCCGGACGGCGGCCAGGGCACCCCCGTCGTCGTGCTGGCCCCGCCCGAGCCGCGCCACCTCTGGCTGGAAGTCCTTCGCCGGGGTGCGGAGGTCATTCTGGACCCATGGGAGGATGACGAGCTGGTGGCGCGGGTGCGCCGGTGCCTGTGGCAGCAGACCCGGCTGGAGGCGCTCGCGTCGCAGGTGGGTGAGCTGCAGCGGCTGTCCTCGACGGACGGGCTCACCGGCGTCCACAACCACCGGCACTTCCAGGAGCGGCTGCGCGAGGAGTTCCGCCGGGCGCAGCGCTACGACGACGCGCTATCGCTCATCCTCCTGGACCTGGACCACTTCAAGAGCGTGAATGACCAGTTCGGCCACGCGGCCGGAGACGGCGTGCTGCGCGAGGTGGCCGCCGCCCTCCAGCGCGGCGTGCGCGAGACGGACCTCGTGGCCCGCTACGGAGGCGAGGAGTTCGCCGTGCTGCTGCCGCGCACCCACCTCACCGGCGCCCTCACCGTGGCGGAGCGTGTGCGCCGCGAGCTGCGCGCCCTGCGCCTGGGGGTTGAAGGGACCCTCCGGGTGACGGCTTCTCTCGGGGTTTCCAGCTTTCCGCACCGCTCCGTGCTCACCCCGGAGCAGCTCCTCCTCACCGCCGACGAGGCCCTCTACCGGGCCAAGCATGAGGGGAGAGACCGCATCTGTCTGCACTCCCAGCTGGCCCCGTTTCCGCCTCCTTCCTCGTCCGGCGGCTGA
- a CDS encoding ATP-binding protein — MGPQAAQLTKQDAAPRGRLLLVDDEENILKSIRRVLRRGDWDIETATDAEQGLRTLQQFHPEVVISDFRMPGMNGVEFLTQVKQQEPRAQRIMLTGQADQQAIEEAINRSEIFRFISKPWNDSHLVLTVKSAFEQYALQAENERLYQMTQAQNAELKLLNADLEERVAQRTRMLSQAKREWELSFDCMETPLCVVRARDFAVRRANLAYARVAGRSIEEIPSDTACYRYLFGRNEPCTGCPLPAAVESGKGARGEVQQAGRTYVVSAYPMQGDDRVVCTYRDVTEEQSITRRLIETEKMAAVGQLAGGVAHEINNPLGGILAFAQLMSRDAGRSGSDLESLKLIEESALRCKRIVESLLKFSRHSRVEDRRLFDLSKCVEDAAVLFRAQLKATPKVELSLGLTEGLPKVYGDPGQLAQVVLNLLQNGLQALPSPEGRLSLVTGREGDRCYFAVADTGSGIEERHLPRIFEPSFTTKAPGEGTGLGLSIAYRIVQDHGGSFHVDTQVGAGSRFTVFLPIPLQLERLP, encoded by the coding sequence ATGGGTCCCCAAGCCGCACAGCTCACGAAGCAGGACGCAGCGCCGCGCGGTCGGCTGCTGCTGGTGGATGACGAGGAGAACATCCTCAAGTCCATCCGCCGGGTGCTTCGCCGGGGTGACTGGGACATCGAGACGGCGACGGACGCCGAGCAGGGGCTGAGGACGCTGCAGCAGTTCCACCCCGAGGTCGTCATCTCCGACTTCCGCATGCCGGGGATGAACGGGGTGGAGTTCCTCACCCAGGTGAAGCAGCAGGAGCCGCGCGCCCAGCGCATCATGCTGACGGGCCAGGCGGACCAGCAGGCGATTGAGGAGGCCATCAACCGCTCCGAAATCTTCCGCTTCATCTCCAAGCCCTGGAACGACAGCCACCTCGTCCTCACCGTGAAGAGCGCCTTCGAGCAGTACGCGCTCCAGGCGGAGAACGAGCGGCTGTACCAGATGACGCAGGCGCAGAACGCCGAGCTCAAGCTGCTCAACGCGGACCTGGAGGAGCGCGTCGCCCAGCGCACGCGCATGCTCAGCCAGGCCAAGCGCGAGTGGGAGCTGTCCTTCGACTGCATGGAGACGCCGCTGTGCGTGGTGCGCGCGCGCGACTTCGCCGTGCGCCGCGCCAACCTCGCGTATGCGCGCGTGGCCGGGCGTTCCATCGAAGAGATTCCCTCGGACACGGCCTGCTACCGCTACCTCTTCGGCCGCAACGAGCCGTGCACGGGCTGCCCGCTGCCGGCGGCGGTGGAGAGCGGCAAGGGCGCGCGCGGCGAGGTGCAGCAGGCCGGCCGCACCTACGTCGTCTCCGCGTACCCCATGCAGGGCGATGACCGCGTGGTGTGCACCTACCGCGACGTCACCGAGGAGCAGTCCATTACGCGCCGTCTCATCGAGACGGAGAAGATGGCCGCGGTGGGCCAGCTCGCCGGTGGCGTGGCGCACGAAATCAACAACCCGCTGGGCGGCATCCTCGCCTTCGCGCAGCTCATGTCGCGCGACGCGGGCCGCAGCGGCTCGGACCTCGAGTCGCTGAAGCTGATTGAAGAGAGCGCGCTGCGCTGCAAGCGGATTGTGGAGAGCCTGCTCAAGTTCAGCCGCCACAGCCGCGTGGAGGACAGGCGCCTCTTTGACTTGTCCAAGTGCGTGGAGGACGCGGCGGTGCTCTTCCGCGCGCAGCTCAAGGCGACGCCCAAGGTGGAGCTGTCGCTGGGGCTGACGGAGGGCCTGCCGAAGGTGTACGGCGACCCCGGCCAGCTCGCGCAGGTGGTGCTCAACCTCCTGCAGAACGGCCTCCAGGCCCTGCCGTCTCCCGAGGGGCGCCTGTCGCTGGTGACGGGCCGCGAGGGAGACCGCTGCTACTTCGCCGTGGCCGACACCGGCAGCGGCATCGAAGAGCGCCACCTGCCGCGCATCTTCGAGCCCTCCTTCACGACGAAGGCCCCCGGTGAAGGCACCGGCCTGGGCCTGTCCATCGCCTACCGCATCGTCCAGGACCACGGGGGAAGCTTCCACGTGGACACCCAGGTCGGCGCGGGCTCCCGCTTCACCGTCTTCCTGCCCATTCCCCTGCAGCTCGAGAGGTTGCCGTGA
- a CDS encoding sigma-54-dependent transcriptional regulator has product MNPPVKRAKVLVVDDDSVVLKAVTQILQREGHPVVAIDDAVEGLTAAKDPSIDVVVLDIKMPNLSGMDLLRGIKAERPDVEVIMMTAFATVETAVEAVKAGAYDYLTKPFENIDEVSMTVAKAAERKALKDRARALEEALTARSQFEDLIGQSTQMRSVFKLVETVSHSTATVLIQGESGTGKELVARAIHYRSSRKDKPFVAVNCSALTETLLESELFGHVKGSFTGATGNKKGLFEAADGGTIFLDEIGDVPPATQVRLLRVLQEGEVKRVGANESIKVDVRVIAATHVDLSRAKEQGKFREDLFYRLNVITIDLPPLRDRPEDVPLLAHHFLKLYAAKADKKVTGISPRAMEALTCNRWTGNVRELENVIERAVVLTGNDIIDVEDLPPGFQAAPQADSTVEVFSLAHLPYAQAKRLAMRAFERRYLSALLEKNNQNVSSAARAAGVDRSNFRRLLKQYEVAGRSMKPRTPKEDEGEAMEAAS; this is encoded by the coding sequence GTGAATCCTCCAGTCAAGCGCGCCAAAGTCCTCGTCGTGGATGATGACTCGGTCGTCCTCAAGGCCGTGACGCAGATTCTCCAGCGCGAGGGCCACCCCGTGGTGGCCATTGACGACGCGGTGGAGGGTTTGACGGCGGCCAAGGACCCCAGCATCGATGTCGTCGTCCTCGACATCAAGATGCCCAACCTGTCCGGCATGGACCTGCTCCGCGGAATCAAGGCGGAGCGCCCGGACGTGGAGGTCATCATGATGACGGCCTTCGCCACCGTGGAGACGGCGGTGGAGGCGGTGAAGGCGGGCGCCTACGACTACCTCACCAAGCCCTTCGAGAACATCGACGAAGTGAGCATGACGGTGGCCAAGGCCGCCGAGCGCAAGGCGCTGAAGGACCGCGCCCGCGCGCTGGAGGAGGCGCTCACCGCGCGCAGCCAGTTCGAGGACCTCATCGGCCAGTCCACGCAGATGCGCTCCGTCTTCAAGCTGGTGGAGACGGTGAGCCACTCCACCGCCACCGTCCTCATCCAGGGCGAGAGCGGCACGGGCAAGGAGCTCGTCGCGCGCGCCATCCACTACCGCAGCTCGCGCAAGGACAAGCCCTTCGTCGCCGTCAACTGCTCGGCGCTGACGGAGACGCTGCTGGAGAGCGAGCTGTTCGGCCACGTGAAGGGCAGCTTCACCGGCGCCACCGGCAACAAGAAGGGCCTCTTCGAGGCGGCCGACGGCGGCACCATCTTCCTCGACGAGATTGGCGACGTGCCTCCCGCCACCCAGGTGCGCCTCTTGCGCGTGCTGCAGGAGGGTGAAGTGAAGCGCGTGGGCGCCAACGAGTCCATCAAGGTGGACGTGCGCGTCATCGCCGCCACCCACGTGGACCTGTCCCGCGCGAAGGAGCAGGGCAAGTTCCGCGAGGACCTCTTCTACCGCCTGAACGTCATCACGATTGACCTGCCGCCGCTGCGCGACCGCCCCGAGGACGTGCCGCTGCTCGCGCACCACTTCCTCAAGCTGTACGCGGCCAAGGCGGACAAGAAGGTGACGGGCATCTCCCCGCGCGCCATGGAAGCCCTCACCTGCAACCGGTGGACGGGCAACGTGCGCGAATTGGAGAACGTCATCGAGCGCGCGGTGGTGCTGACGGGCAACGACATCATCGACGTGGAGGACCTGCCGCCCGGCTTCCAGGCCGCGCCGCAGGCCGACTCGACGGTGGAGGTGTTCAGCTTGGCGCACCTGCCGTACGCCCAGGCCAAGCGCCTGGCGATGCGCGCCTTCGAGCGCCGCTACCTGTCCGCGCTGCTGGAGAAGAACAACCAGAACGTCTCCAGCGCGGCGCGCGCGGCGGGCGTGGACCGCTCCAACTTCCGCCGCCTGCTGAAGCAGTACGAGGTGGCTGGCCGCTCCATGAAGCCCCGCACGCCCAAGGAGGACGAGGGCGAGGCGATGGAAGCCGCTTCCTGA